ACGCCCGCAGGCCGGGCGTTCACCGACCGCGCCTCCTcccgcccgcccctcccccctcacttCCCCCTCGGCGCCCCAAACCCGGGCTTCCCGAGTTCCAAGACGTGTGCGCACGGAGCAGAGTGGGAGTGCGGGGCCGGAGAGCCGGAGTTAAAACAGGGACGGGCGGGCGGCCATCGCGGCCGGAGCCGGCGGCCCTTCGGCGTGTCTTTTGTGTTTGTACACACACTGCGCGAGGCGGCCGGGAGGAGGGAGCGGGCGGCGCGCGGGGGAGGGGCGAGCGCGCGCCAGCAAACGGGCGcgcggggggaggggcggaggcGGGGCGCGagcgaggggcgggggcggggccgagcCTTCCCTCCATTGTGTGTGATTGGTTGGCGCgcggcgcgggggcggggcggcgtGTGTTGGGGGATAGCCTCGGTGTCAGCCATCTTTCAATTGTGTTCGCTGCCGCCGCCGCGCCGCTGTCGCTCTCCGACGCCAGCGCCGCCTCTAGCTCGCTGAGCTCCAGCCGAAGGAGAAGGGGGGTAAGTTTCCCCGTCTGCCCGCTTCCCCGGAACCGAGCCCCGGTTGCCGTCAACCCCGGGCCGGGCCCCGGCGGTGCGGTGAGGGGACCCACGGTCCCTCCGGCTTGGCCCACAAACTTTTTGGCCCAGAAATGGAGGTGAGGAGCGAGTTTCCCTCACCCCTCAGGCGGCGGCGGCTCCGGCGGCTCCCCAGTCTCTCGCCGCCTCAGCCCAACAGCAGCAACCGCCGCGTCGCCgagcctcctctccctccccgcgCCCCTGGCTCCTCTTTTTTCGGTGAAATCCCTCCCGCCGCCCCTTCCCGGGACCCCAGACCTTCACCACGACCCGCGCGGGCCTCTTAACTACCGACCCCGGACCCCGGACCCCAGTTTTCGAGCGGGAAAAGGGTGGAAATCGCCGCTGCTTCCCACCCTGGGGTAACTCGCTTTTTGCTGCCTCCCCACAGTTGTTGCTAAGCTTCACcatcttgtctctcttctctggTCACCGACCATATTTTTTCCCCCGTTTCTCTCTTCCCCATTTCAAAAAAcgaggaaaaatttttaaagagaaacgtttttttctccttttttagagAAGCGGAAACTTGATGCATTTGAAATGcacaaaaaaaaacttttgcaTTTTGGAGGGCGGCACGTGGCAGGGGATCGGGCTATTTTCGAGCGATTTGGTGTTTTGTCTCTTTGGTAGGGAATCGGATACGTTTTGcgattgtttccattttgttctgGTCTGGGAGCCGAGTTTGTGCCTGCGCGAGACGCTGGGAGCGAGGCGGGCAGGCTGAGGGACCCTGTGCCGAGGGGCCGGAGGAGGCGAAACCAAAAGTTTATGTGGTGCTTGGGGTGGACTGGTCGGCCGGTCCCCTGCGTTAATTAAAGCCTGGGTGCGGggcacttttttttaaatttcactgcgAAGCTTCTGAGGACTGGACGCCAGGACGGTGCTTTGTAGAATGCTCGCTGGTGGTAGCTGTTGTTCCTCTCTTGTTTTTTGAGACGCCTTTTTGTCAACAGAACTGTAGAGATGCAAAAGCAGGAATGTTTTCAGATATTTACAGCAGTCTATCAACTGCCAGACGTTaaagggggggcggcgggggggtgaCCAAAACCTTTTTTGCTGTAATTGGACTCGACCTTTCTGTGGTTTGTGGCTACGTTCTTTTGACTTGATAATGGATCGAATATTTACAGACATTTCTAATTTCTACTttaattaaagaaactgaagtgaAGGCTGTTTGGGGGTCTTTTTGTTTTGCCGTTTATCGCTCAGATTTGGCATTTTTGAGAGATGATTGGTGTTAATGCTAACAATTTTCTAGTACTACAGTTTGTTTCAGGAAGTCATATTTGGGTGGTAGACGTAATTTGCACACTTTCAAATTATGTAACATTACAGACATTTTTTTATACTGATCATAATTTCCAGATTTGGGGGGGCGGTGGTAGTGGCAGGAAAACTTGTATGTTTGGTAGTTGCATATggtgatttttgtgttttgatgtTGGTAGGTAAGTAAGGAGGTCTCCATACCATGGCTCGTACAAAGCAGACTGCCCGCAAATCGACCGGTGGTAAAGCACCGAGGAAGCAACTGGCTACAAAAGCCGCTCGCAAGAGTGCGCCCTCTACTGGAGGGGTGAAGAAACCTCATCGTTACAGGTATTAAAacgagaggagggaaaaaaatgggacaAAGCCTATCTCCCGAAGAAGTATCTGtctatataatttaataaaaagatgtataatcatattttttgttttagagaaactgataatttttccttttgaatatttactaatacatatatatatatataacttagtGTTAGGTTTTATTGGGAACATGTTTAATTTTGAAGCCATGATTTTGCCCATAGCCCAAAGGAGAGGTGTATCACTAATAATGTTAATGGGATGGGGTAACATTTTATTTAGCTGTTAGgtgtaatgtatattttttaaatagtaaagtgtttttaaatacatttttgaggATACTCTTTCTCTTGGTAAAGTAATTTAATCAAGATTGGGGGTCATTTTGTTTTAGGTAAGTCCTTCATTTACTTGAATTGGTTTATTTCCTTCTGTTAGCACAGGTTTGAACTACCCTGAGCGGTGTTGTTAAGGGCATCTGCCATTAGAGGGCAGAAGTTGTCTGTATTTAGGTGCCCTCTGCAAATGCTTTTACAGTTAGCCTaaaataaaagtggaagaaaTAAGTCAGAATTGAGGTGGATTTCTTGCTTAAAGTtagttttagaaagaaagaaagaaagaaagaaaacttccatATGGAAGATACCATAAAAGAGTATTCACATTTAATCATTCATGAGGGATGTGCAGTATTCAAAGGTATTCTGGGAAATCAAACTTAAATGCcataagtgtattttttaaaggaaactcatTGGGTTGTGCTGGTATGTCTTTTAGAAAAATTGGGGTGCCAGTGGGAAGGAGAGTGCTGCCAAATTGAGAAGAGTCTGAACAATTTTGACCTCTTTATTTGTGGCCTAGTACTTTCCCAAGTTAGTGATATATAtgttaaagaggaagaaaataaaggggaCTTTGATTAACGCCCCCCGTCAGGAATCTACTTTAATATCATGCTTTTTGCTTTAAAGGTATTGTTGTGTTACTCTTAACAGGCTTGAATATTCCGGTCATAAATTAATAAGTGAAATTTGATACAGAAGCTGAAGAGTAGttgggtgatttattttttgaaaagtgaCTGCGTCTTTTTAAAGCTGATGACCactcttttatgttttttatgtatttggtaACCATGTctttattgtgttttgttttaaaggcctGGTACCGTGGCACTCCGTGAAATTAGGCGTTATCAGAAGTCCACTGAACTTCTGATTCGCAAACTTCCCTTCCAGCGTCTGGTGCGGGAAATTGCTCAGGACTTCAAAACAGATCTGCGCTTCCAGAGTGCAGCTATTGGTGCTTTGCAGGTAAAATGGCGGGTGGGAAAGGCCCTAAGAGTTGGCCGTTCCTGCTTTGTACCAAGAACAATTGTAAATCTTTGCATATGCTTGTTAAATTTAATCATCACAAGCAAATGGGGTAGGTCTTATCTATTTCACTGTTAAGATGTCAGAAAGGTtaagttgctcaaggtcatacaggcagcataggattttaaaattttagacgtTGCAGtgtttaaagggaaaaaaccttCTGGTTTGGCTTACAGTTGCTGCAGGACATCAAGAAGTCATGGGGCTAAAGGTCTGTATTGGTAATTAGTTTCAAACAGTGACTGATATAAAAGGAATGTTAGAATAAATGGCTTCCTGAGCCTGAAGAGGCAGTTGCAAGTGGAGAGAACATAATATCTGGGATGGGAACAGGCAGCATAAAAGAATTGTGCATTGAGGTAAAAGAAGCATGAGTGGTAGTTAGGATTAGGTTGACgataaggagaaaaagataataGGCTTGTAAAGAGAAATTGGAAGACTTGTAGTTTGCTAAAGGGGATTATGTATGGATTTCCACTTAAATGGGAAACATAGTGAATTTAATCTTAGCTCCAGTGTGTCAGAACTTTGAGAAGTACTGTTTTAGCTGTGGTTATTATGTATTTGAAATACTGATGGTTTGTGCTAAGATTAAAACTTGAAATGCCCACAAGTAAGATATTTGATTAGGTATGTGGGTATAATTAACATCAGTCACTTAAGTAACCTATAATGTTAACGAGTTTGGCATTTGTTAGATCATTGTAACTCAAAATATGGTAAGACTGCCACCTCCTTCAGAACGTGGGGTTAGAGGTGATTAAAATTGCAGATTGCTAGGCACCTCCACAGACCTGAATCAGAAGCTCTTTTGGGGGAGGGTCCAGAATCTACATACACTCCATTGGAGGATTTTTCAAGGCTGCTGTTGCCAAGCTTTTCCTTTATGTGTGAGGAAGATTTGATAGGTGGATTCTACCCTGAAGTGTAATTGGTTGAACTGTTTCTATGGTTAGTCTGAACTTCATTTCATTGGTGAATTCCAGGAGTAGGCATCCATTAAATTCTCAATGAATTGAAATTACTGAAATTTCAAACTACTAAAATCTTCCAGTGCTGTTATTTAAaacctttattttctgttttaatcatTGACTATCTTTAGATCCCATTTTGTTTATTACTACAATTGCTAATCACATTTTCCCCACTAATTTTAAACATAGAAATATTGATATTCTCAAGCATTGATTTAAAGCTGCCAGTTTTGTTTTGTAGTTACAGTTAGCAGGGCTATGCTTGAAGAACACACTATACTTGAAAGTCCAACATTGTTGAGCTTAAGTGTCAATGATAGAGCTTTGTAAATTGATTACTAAACAGTCTGAGTAAAAGactattgtctttttaaaattcgcGTATAAGCTTCCACGTTGCTGTTATTAaggtgtgtgttttatatttGTCAGTAAGTGTGGTTGTATTGGTTTTGAGCAAAATGTTCAATTCTGCTGCCTGTAGTACTCTTGCATTAGGTAGCTCTTTATTGGAAGAGTAATCTTTGTtagaagtttattttgtttttgtttttgtttgtttgtttttgtggtacgcggccctgtcactgttgtggcctctcccgttgcagagcgcaggctcagtggccatggctcacgggcccagccgctccgcggcatgtgggatcttcccggactggggcacaaacctgtgtcccctgcatcggcaggtggactctcaaccactgcgccaccaggaaagccctgtgttGCTTTTTTTAATACATCAGTTCTCTTAAAGATACAGAGATGGAGAATTTGCTAGTGGAAATAGGGCAATAGAAGAGAGCAGTTGAAATAGAATTCCAAAAGTCACTATTTTTGCCGTTAGAATTACACAGTTTACAAGTTTTCTAATACAACTAAATGAGGAGGGGAGGTAGTCCAGTGAGGATGGGAGAGAATTTAGTCTAGGTTTGCCATAGATAATCAAGAATTAGCTAACTTGAAATTTAGCCTT
This genomic stretch from Kogia breviceps isolate mKogBre1 chromosome 1, mKogBre1 haplotype 1, whole genome shotgun sequence harbors:
- the H3-3A gene encoding histone H3.3 codes for the protein MARTKQTARKSTGGKAPRKQLATKAARKSAPSTGGVKKPHRYRPGTVALREIRRYQKSTELLIRKLPFQRLVREIAQDFKTDLRFQSAAIGALQEASEAYLVGLFEDTNLCAIHAKRVTIMPKDIQLARRIRGERA